The DNA window acttacttgtgacttgtaAAACAATGACTCGGTCCCTCCTTGGCGCCAACCACCAAAACGATTGTAGATTAACTCTACTCACTATTCGTCTCAGTGGTGGAGATTTCAGCCTTTCAGGCCAAGCTCAGGGCTGTTCTCTTCCGCAAACTGCGTCGCACAATTCTGACGTCACACCGAGGGTCCTCCATGAACGGATGTCTCCACGTGAGTGTATCAACAGCATGATGGCTGGCATGTAAATTCACCCCTCCACTTGTTAAAACTGCATGACGATTAAACAGAAAGAAGTTTGAGTGCAACAGAAGGtaagttaaaatgttaaatgtttaaaacgACGCCTTAATTCTGTGTTTCTTCATCGCGTTGTGGCAGAATTTAGTTTCCCTGCTGTTGTTAACTCTCATTTGTTTTGGCTGAAAGTTAGCTCCAGTCAGTCCTTCCTCTTGACTCAGTCTGACAGCACAGTTTGTGCCGCACTGTATCTCTGATATTTGCCTCCGCGTTCAGCAGTGAGACGATGGCGACAGTCCGTAAGAAGGTGGACAACCGGATCCGTGTTCAGATAGAGAATGGAGTCGCTCTGCAGCATCGCACCATGTTTGTGGTGGTGGGAGACCGTGGGAGAGATCAGGTAATATTTCACTTCCTGCTGTCTTAAGCAAAtgtatcagtatcagttttatttaatataaCTTTCTTTGCATTTGGCACTAAACCCGGTTAAATCTGCCTCTGATCCAGGTCGTCATTCTACATCACATGCTGTCTAAAGCTTCAGTCAGAGCTCGACCCTCTGTGCTGTGGTGCTACAAGAAGGACCTGGGATTCAGCAGGTGAGTGTAGTATGACAGAGAAGTGCTAATAGGTTAAGATCCTTGCTAACAATTTACCAAAAAGAATGCATATAATAAAggttgaaaaacaaacaaaaacaaagatagaCCATAAAGTTGTAAGATGAAGCTAAAGCTTATTATTTCTACCCTTTTTTATGTAGCATATTCTCATAAGTAACTCATTCACAACTAGGTTTAGGTTATatgaaaataacacaacagaaacaaacacaataaaacagagagaaacaatACCAACATTCCACAATAGTTCATACACAATATTCAtcagtttatgtttgtttaccaccttattttattttactttatttcattttattattattattattattattattattaaaaatgtcaaagtaaacCATTCCTCAAGTTAACTCCTTTAACAGATTTCTAACCAGTTAGTTTAGGGTGCTTAAGAAATTATTTAGATTATTGATTATATGATCAGAGGTGTGGTCTCGAGTCACATGACAAAATTAACTCCTTTGATAGATGTTTGTCTATTCTTTATGTTCGTCCTTACCCTTGTTTTCTTGAACATACCTATTCCCATAAGTTCATACTGGTGCTCTGTAATTTCAAACAGCCTCTGAATAAAGTTAGGAAGCAAATTATTTTTTGCCTTGTACATTATCTGTGAACAAGAAAAAGGAGAAAGGTGTTTGATTtgtctaaaatatctgaaacagCAATCGTAAGAAGCGCATgagacagctgcagaagaagatAAAAACTGGGACGCTGAATCTGAATCAGGACGACCCGTTTGAGCTCTTCATCGCTGCAACCAACATCCGGTACTGTTACTACAACGAGACACACAAGATCCTGGGAAACACCTACGGCATGTGTGTCCTGCAGGTGAGTGTCTCCTCTTTGGCTGTAGATCAGTGGCTCCCAGgatatataaaaaaacacacGTACACGATTGTGGGTCACAATCCAAAAAATGCTACGAACCACTGCTGTAGACTGAGATGTTTTATTTCCTGTCCCACAGGACTTTGAAGCTCTCACTCCCAACCTGTTAGCGAGGACAGTTGAGACGGTAGAAGGAGGTGGTATCGTTGTGATTCTGCTGAGGACGATGAACTCTCTCAAGCAGCTGTACACGATGACCATGGTAAGTCTATAACCTGTTCCATCTCCACACATCTGTGTTTGCTTGACTTGTGATCATTGTGACTCGTTTTCATCCAGGACGTGCACGCTCGATACCGGACTGAGGCTCATCAGGATGTGGTGGGAAGGTTCAATGAGAGGTGAGTGTTCCTCTGGCTTTCATGGTGTTTGGAGCATTTTTAGTCAGTGGAATCaaagtttaaatgtgtttattcatgtttgttctgttttagGTTCATTCTGTCGTTGGCATCCTGCAAAAACTGTGTTGTCATTGATGACCAACTCAACATCCTGCCAATGTCCAGCCACATGGCAAACATCAAGCCTGTTCCTCCAAAGACTCAGGTAGTTATATCAGAGTAGGTATGGGAACTGAAGTTTTTATTGATACCAATGCCATTGTAGATTCTTTATTGATTCCTGAACAGTTTTCTGTGTGGAAACAGACGGCCTACACAGGTTTAAGCCTCACCGCAACTGCTTTATTATCTGAGTCTGAACACTGTAGATGAAATGAGAGACTTTTTGTACAGCATTTAGGTTTTCTTAGTCAAAGAATAAACCTGCTAAGCCTGCCTGCGtggagctgattttttttataacaggATAATTACTCTCAGCAAGGGACAGGCTGCTTAGTTGGGCAGCAGTGACACTCACGCGTGGAGTGTCCAACACATGGCATTCCTGGAATTTAAGTTCAGGTTGTGTAGAAAGACGTTAAAGCATACTGCTTGTGTTTACACCCTTAGTTGAATTTATAATTTTACAGACATTTCAAGCAGCACTGTTGTTGTCTTTCTTCATAAAATGAAGCCACGCTTTGGACTGTTTCTTTCTCTCCGCCATGACTCCTTGTTGCAAGTTTCCCAGCAGCGTAGACACATGAGTTTGACGTCATTGTTTTGCAGTGTGCACCTGTCAGAAAAATATGCAGCATCGATAAAAGAAACTGATAAGTTTGGAGACATTCAGTTCTTAAGGAGTGGGCAGTTTTGAACCAATTCTCAACTGGAGCCGGCTCTCTATTCCCATTCCGACAGGATAGAAACAATTGGTAGTTCAACTGAATTGTTGATCAATATAAGATTAATCTGCAATAACTTTGataatttattatttgtttttctccataattgagtaaaaaatAGGAACATTTACTGTTTCCAGTGGCTTAGATAAGATGTTCTCTCTTTTACTTAATTTTAAAGGAAACATCATCAGGTTTTTGACTTTTGGAGTTGCCTTGGGTTCTGGGAAATTGCGGCAGGCATTTTTCAGTAATTCTTGCATTTTATAAATGAAACCATTATTTAAAAACATGACAGATTattgatgagaaaaaaaaattgttcttatcatacaaaccattttgtgttcaggtcttcTTTAAATGAGTTGTTACCACTTGGAGGAGCCGCAGGTCTCCCCTTGTCTCAAGCTCAAGGCAGCATCTTAAAACTTGCTTATTTTCTGTGGATTTTTCTTGATTTTATACACTTTGTGTCCTTGTTGTCATATGGCccttttatgtctgttttttctctttgtatttCTCCCTTTTATGAAGCAATCGTGGCCACTGTTTTGAAAAATGCTACATCCGTAAAGTTTGCCTGCTTGTTGGCTACATCCTTCCTGATTTCTGACCAGTTTTCTCATCTCCATCAGGAGGACGGTTTGTCTCCACGAGAACAGGAGCTGAAGGATCTAAAGGAGTCCCTTCAGGACACTCAGCCTGTGGGCGTGTTGGTGGATTGCTGCAAGACCATGGACCAGGTCAGAACCTCCCTCCGAGGAGCCACTTTACACATTTACCAAGTATAGCTATTGATGAATGCACAGATAAGATTTAAAGCAGCACTTCAGCAGCAGGTTACAACAGTGTTTCAGAAAAATTACTCCTCAACAGATGCCCCTTTTTATATCAGTCATAATAATTGTAAGGTTTAAAGGTTTGTGTTTTGCTGTAGGCTAAAGGAGTGCTGAAGTTCATTGAGGCGATTTCAGAGAAGACTCTGAGGAGCACCGTGGCTCTGACTGCTGCCCGTGGTCGAGGCAAGTCTGCAGCGCTGGGTCTGGCCGTCGCTGGAGCCGTGGCATTTGGGTATGAATTAGTTTTATAACGTTATGCAAGTATACAAATTTgtcttttatctgttttttgttttgcttatgATTGCCTGACATTCTTTACAGCTACTCCAACATCTTTGTAACCTCTCCGAGCCCGGACAACCTCCACACCATGTTTGAATTCATCTTCAAAGGCTTTGATTCTCTGCAGTATCAGGTAGGCCGCCTGAGGGTCTCTTCTGTATCAGTGACAGTGCATTCATTCTCTGATCAGACACCACTTCATAACCCCATTTTGCATTTGTAGGAGCATCTCGACTATGAAATCATCCAGTCTTTGAATCCAGACTTCAACAAAGCCGTGGTGCGGGTGAACATCTTCAAAGAGCACCGGCAGACAATTCAGGTAAATGAGACCAGACCACTCCACTCTTCTACTTCCTGTTATTTAACAGTGAGTGATCTGACTTCCCTGTTCATGTGACCAACAGTACATCCACCCAGGTGACGCAGTGAAGCTGGGCCAGGCTGAACTGCTGGTCATTGATGAGGCCGCAGCCATCCCTCTTCCTCTGGTGAAGAACCTGCTGGGGCCATACCTGGTGTTCATGGCCTCGACCATCAATGGGTCAGTGACAGGGCTGGATGATATTTACATAATCAAAAGTGCCATTACTTTTGTTCAGATAACATTACACACAAGGATAGAATGAGAAACTGGTTTGAATAATATGGATTTAATGACCACTAAAGCATAATAAATTGCTATCAATAAATTTCTGCATCATTTTAGCTGTAGCTAGCTGCATTTCTGACTGCTGTTCTCCTTCATCTCTGCAGGTATGAGGGCACTGGGCGCTCTCTTTCCCTCAAACTGATCCAGCAGTTGAGGCAGCAGAGCGCAGACAGTCAGCAGAGCATGTCAGCAGAGAACAGGACCACCAACACAGAGAGGCTAGCAGCAGGtaaatgtctctgtgttttactttgtttgtgtgttcagtgtAACTGGGGCCCCCTCCTAGAGCCAAATTTGGGAGGGAAGCTTGCTGGCGAGGGTCAGTGGGCAGGCAAAGGTGGGACTTAGGCGTAGACTGGCTCTGAGGATGTGGAACATCAACTCTAGCGCTAGTGTGGAAGGTGGACTAGATGGCACTGGGTCTGGACTTACTCCTGTTCTGGAGGTGCCcagtgacaggaagtggatggactgatgtttctttatgtctttgttCACAGCTCGCTCTCTCCATGAGGTTTCTCTTCACGAGTCCATTCGATACGCTCCAGGAGACGCTGTGGAGAAGTGGCTGAATGACCTGCTCTGTCTGGACTGTCTGAACATACCCAGGCTCATCTCTGGCTGCCCACTGCCACAGACTTGTGACTTGTATCCTTAATGAACTTTAAACAACGTGAAGTTACCCCTGGTTATATACAGTGTGTCATgtataaagaaaaaacactaaGTTAACAAACAAGTAATGGAAAAAATGAATCTAAGAAAGAAATAGAATTTTTGTACTCACAATACTTGAGCAAAACAAGCTGCAGTTACTTTTGTCCTCAACCCACACACAGATATTATGTGAACAGAGACACACTGTTCTGTTACCACAAAGCATCCGAGGCTTTCCTGCAGAGGTTGATGGCCCTCTACGTGGCATCGCACTACAAGGTGATGTAATAGTTTGTGTTCAAATGACTTGCTTtactcaaagaaaaaaatattgtacaC is part of the Epinephelus lanceolatus isolate andai-2023 chromosome 5, ASM4190304v1, whole genome shotgun sequence genome and encodes:
- the nat10 gene encoding RNA cytidine acetyltransferase; this encodes MATVRKKVDNRIRVQIENGVALQHRTMFVVVGDRGRDQVVILHHMLSKASVRARPSVLWCYKKDLGFSSNRKKRMRQLQKKIKTGTLNLNQDDPFELFIAATNIRYCYYNETHKILGNTYGMCVLQDFEALTPNLLARTVETVEGGGIVVILLRTMNSLKQLYTMTMDVHARYRTEAHQDVVGRFNERFILSLASCKNCVVIDDQLNILPMSSHMANIKPVPPKTQEDGLSPREQELKDLKESLQDTQPVGVLVDCCKTMDQAKGVLKFIEAISEKTLRSTVALTAARGRGKSAALGLAVAGAVAFGYSNIFVTSPSPDNLHTMFEFIFKGFDSLQYQEHLDYEIIQSLNPDFNKAVVRVNIFKEHRQTIQYIHPGDAVKLGQAELLVIDEAAAIPLPLVKNLLGPYLVFMASTINGYEGTGRSLSLKLIQQLRQQSADSQQSMSAENRTTNTERLAAARSLHEVSLHESIRYAPGDAVEKWLNDLLCLDCLNIPRLISGCPLPQTCDLYYVNRDTLFCYHKASEAFLQRLMALYVASHYKNSPNDLQMLSDAPAHHLFCLLPPVPPTQNSLPEVLAVVQVCLEGEISRQSILNSLSRGKKASGDLIPWTVSEQFQDPEFGSLSGGRVVRIAVNPDYQGMGYGSRALQLLQMYYEGKFPTMDESTHSNHNEITSVSSEAVSLLEEVVTPRKELPPLLLKLSERRAERLDYLGVSYGLTTQLLKFWKKAGYTPVYLRQTPNDLTGEHSCVMLKELNTDDAPEQSQWLSAFWKDFRRRFLSLLSYQFSRFHPSLSLSILQNKKSKEETSILTSSELASQFSPYDLKRLELYSRSMVDYHLIMDLIPTVARMFFLKQLGDVSLSAAQCALLLGIGLQHKSVEQLEKEIELPSSQLMGLFNRLIRKLVQVFTSIQEKAIEAQMVTAKDVSMEPTVRSLNDDLNEAAKEFEERHKQDVEKVKDMDMEEYRIRGDDEEWDQVLKKAGNTSIVSIKSDKKRKLDGGNAKESNGAPGHGKLKKKEMQHGKFKKNKNKDKHGKFGKRA